CGAGCGCCTCGTCGTTCATGCCGGCGAAGTAGTTGTAGGTCGCGTTATAGGCCTTCACATGCTCGAGGCAGAACTGGAAGAACTTGCCTTCCTTGCCGCGCCCCATCGGCGCGCGGAACTCGCCCGCCTTCGTGCAACCCGGATGGTCGCAAAGACGCGCATCGGCCTCGACCACCTCTTCCGCCTCGGAAGGGCCGATCCTGATCCGGTCGAAAAGGCGCGAGCTGAAGTTCATCGTCTCATGGTTATGCGGGTGGAACGCTGCGCCGACAAGCCGACCGCCACGCGGATCGCTCCGCGCCTGCAGCAAGCCGATCGCCTTGGCGGCAGCTTGACCCTGATTGCTTAAAGAACCCGGCTCAGCCGAAGCGGCCGGGACGCCCTCTAGATAATATTTCCACGTTTCAAACTCAACGGCCGCACGCCACATCGCCCCCGGCTGCGAGCGCAAGCTTCGTCCCGCGAGGCACGCGATAGATCGGCGCCTCGCCGGAAGCCGGCGCAGTTTCCACCACCCCGACGCCGACATGAGAGCCCGGAGAATCCGGCTCCAATGAGGCAGCAATCACATTCGCCCCCGCCTGGGTCATCGGCACGAAGACGGCATTGGCCGGAACCTCCATCCGGCGCGGCCGAAGCTCGACCTTCACCGCCTGGTCCGGATTGATGTTCTCGCGGTCGATCTTCTTCACCGGCCCCTTCTGCTCGACCATGAAGGCCTCGACCTCCAGCGTCGCCGGCGCGCTAAGCGCACAGCTGGCGATACCCTTGAGCTTGAGTGCATCGAGCGCTGCCTGTCCGGCCGGCAGCACGAGATAGCCTTCCGGCCGCGCCCGGCGGCTGGTCACCGTGACCTTGCGCGAGTCGCGGAATTCGACGGGGGTCGGCATGTCCACCCCGGTCGCCGGATCGACCAGCGGGATCGCGACCGTCTCGCTGGCGATGCGATGGGCGACGATCAATTCGCCCTGATTACCAGCCAGTTCCGCCCGCGCCGCCTTCACCGCGTTCAGCACGGCCTTGTCATTGGCCGCGACCGTGTCGAGCACGGCGCGCGCGATCACGTAATGCGTGGCGATGCGGCGTTCCAGGTTCTCGAGTTGCAAGCCGACACCGCGCGTCTCGATCAGGAAGGAGACCGCGCCGGAGAGCCCGAACAGGTTGCGCGCGATGCCGGGCGCATTGCCGCCCATCGAGACCAGCTTGTCGTCCTTGCGGTAGCTGGTGGTGAAGTACCAGAACGAGCTCAGCCCCTTCTCCGCCATCGCCTTGTCCATGGCCGGCTTGACCATTTCTGAGGCGATCTTGGTCGTCGGCTGCGGAACCGCCGGATTGGTGGCGTAGAGGATCATGGCATCGGCCGCGTTGAGCCCACCGAACTTC
This genomic interval from Bosea sp. 29B contains the following:
- a CDS encoding M14 family metallocarboxypeptidase; the protein is MMTIWRMFTLAFCVAAGPALAQDEGRVADYKQSEAVLARYKPVPIPLATPALTRGTPGLTTQAELEAFVTDLAGKAPGKVVLGSLGKSQQGRDLPYLVFSKEGLKDPAALKALGRPIVWFVGQQHGNEPAGAEAMLALAHDLALGDLGAVLDKLVVVMVPRSNPDGAAADKRPGASGFDLNRDHLLLTLPETKALHAKLAELPADVIVDVHEFSVANRWLEKFGGLNAADAMILYATNPAVPQPTTKIASEMVKPAMDKAMAEKGLSSFWYFTTSYRKDDKLVSMGGNAPGIARNLFGLSGAVSFLIETRGVGLQLENLERRIATHYVIARAVLDTVAANDKAVLNAVKAARAELAGNQGELIVAHRIASETVAIPLVDPATGVDMPTPVEFRDSRKVTVTSRRARPEGYLVLPAGQAALDALKLKGIASCALSAPATLEVEAFMVEQKGPVKKIDRENINPDQAVKVELRPRRMEVPANAVFVPMTQAGANVIAASLEPDSPGSHVGVGVVETAPASGEAPIYRVPRGTKLALAAGGDVACGR